The Prosthecochloris marina genome window below encodes:
- a CDS encoding biotin--[acetyl-CoA-carboxylase] ligase produces the protein MNQLTLQILNRLRASNGFLSGGELCREYGMTRSAVWKHISQLRENGYTIEAVSGKGYRLNGSPDLPVSQEIEPLLRTERFGRNLVFHEEVDSTNVQAKILARQGAPEGSVFVADCQTGGRGRMGRVWVSPPGANLYFSVVLRPSVPPVRLSQIPLLAAAAIHRAFGTSVEGVSSMIKWPNDILISGRKVCGILCEMETEPDMTHFVIVGIGINVNLQDIPGEIEAVATSLFLESGYEHSRSDILSSILNHFEPLYEEWQEAEDLRDFLPYLERYAWLKNRDVEVEHYKNTLSGRVQGMSRTGELLLEEKDGTVIAVSSGEARLCKGSL, from the coding sequence ATGAACCAGCTGACCTTGCAAATTCTCAATAGGCTCAGGGCATCGAACGGTTTTTTGTCGGGTGGTGAGTTGTGCCGTGAATATGGTATGACCCGAAGTGCTGTGTGGAAGCATATTTCACAGTTGCGTGAAAACGGTTACACCATCGAGGCGGTTTCCGGCAAGGGGTATCGGTTGAACGGCAGTCCCGATCTTCCGGTTTCACAAGAAATTGAACCTCTGCTTCGAACAGAAAGATTCGGCAGGAATCTCGTATTTCACGAAGAGGTGGATTCGACAAACGTTCAGGCTAAAATCCTGGCTCGTCAGGGAGCGCCTGAGGGGAGCGTTTTCGTTGCGGATTGTCAGACCGGCGGTCGTGGTAGAATGGGCAGAGTTTGGGTTTCTCCTCCGGGAGCGAATCTTTATTTCTCGGTTGTTCTCCGTCCTTCGGTTCCTCCGGTGAGGCTTTCACAAATTCCTCTCCTTGCTGCTGCTGCAATCCATCGGGCTTTTGGGACATCGGTAGAAGGGGTTTCGTCAATGATCAAATGGCCAAATGATATACTGATAAGCGGGCGGAAGGTCTGTGGTATTCTCTGTGAAATGGAGACAGAACCCGATATGACGCATTTCGTGATTGTCGGGATAGGGATCAATGTCAATCTTCAGGATATTCCGGGAGAAATAGAGGCCGTTGCAACCTCTCTCTTCCTCGAGTCGGGTTATGAGCATTCCCGGTCCGATATCCTTTCGTCCATACTCAACCATTTCGAGCCGCTTTATGAGGAGTGGCAGGAAGCGGAGGATCTGCGTGATTTTTTACCCTATCTGGAACGGTATGCGTGGCTGAAAAACCGGGACGTCGAGGTAGAACACTATAAGAATACCCTTTCAGGGCGAGTTCAGGGAATGAGCAGAACGGGTGAACTGCTGCTCGAGGAAAAGGATGGGACCGTTATTGCAGTTTCTTCAGGTGAAGCCCGCTTGTGTAAAGGATCATTATAA
- a CDS encoding homocysteine S-methyltransferase family protein, with amino-acid sequence MNIQQALQRHDIILTEASIIESLRRSGQVTLHPYLENALLIYDTSGKEALRALFRRYLEIARNHDVPMIVSTPTWRANEERLSKSCITHNVNTDAVRFLEDIRATWGTWSSNIFIGGLVGCKNDAYIPEKGLSTNEARLFHSWQIDKLSDAGTDLLLGATLPALPEATGIAMAMSETRLPFIISFVINRQSTLLDGTSLELAVQSIDAACNRPPLGYMINCAYPSFLEADTLSQSVLSRIIGYQANASSFDHCELDGAKTLRTNPVSEWGDLMVSLNKRYGIKILGGCCGTNHEHLEYIVRKINALSPP; translated from the coding sequence ATGAATATTCAGCAGGCACTTCAGCGCCATGACATAATCCTCACTGAAGCATCCATCATCGAATCACTACGACGATCAGGACAGGTAACGCTGCACCCTTACCTTGAAAATGCTCTCTTGATTTACGACACATCGGGCAAGGAGGCGTTACGAGCGCTTTTCCGGCGTTACCTCGAAATTGCCAGGAACCACGATGTTCCCATGATCGTCAGCACTCCAACATGGCGGGCAAACGAGGAACGGCTGTCGAAGTCCTGTATAACCCACAACGTCAATACCGACGCCGTAAGATTTCTCGAGGATATCAGAGCGACCTGGGGAACATGGTCTTCAAACATTTTCATCGGGGGTCTGGTCGGCTGTAAAAACGATGCCTACATCCCTGAAAAAGGTCTTTCGACAAACGAAGCACGGTTATTCCATTCCTGGCAAATCGATAAGCTCAGCGATGCGGGCACGGATTTACTTTTAGGCGCAACCTTACCCGCACTGCCAGAAGCGACGGGCATCGCCATGGCCATGTCTGAGACCCGGCTTCCCTTTATCATCAGTTTCGTTATCAACCGGCAAAGCACTCTTCTTGACGGCACCAGCCTGGAACTGGCGGTTCAAAGCATCGATGCAGCCTGTAACAGGCCGCCCCTCGGTTACATGATCAATTGTGCTTACCCATCGTTTCTCGAAGCGGACACCCTTTCTCAATCGGTTCTTTCCCGCATCATCGGCTACCAGGCTAATGCCTCGTCTTTCGATCACTGCGAGCTGGACGGTGCGAAAACACTTCGAACCAATCCTGTATCCGAGTGGGGAGACCTGATGGTAAGTTTGAATAAACGGTATGGCATAAAAATATTGGGGGGATGCTGCGGTACAAACCACGAGCATCTCGAATACATTGTTCGGAAGATAAACGCTTTATCCCCGCCTTGA
- a CDS encoding methyltransferase family protein, with amino-acid sequence MDTFMDAFCPTASQVRAPYSQLNNLLYKSYLPLIINSAAEIGLFDVLSAGTSLLEKLAEELNANVHVLDALLDVLEAVGLVAVQDGCYTLTSMSGTYLVSSSKVNQLRALRGFSGSRGPFDNLVEALRHDHVKTFNNRIWASEEAALSMEQVSKAGMIQEVVSFMKSIPGFSGARRMCDIAGSIGYYSLAMLRENDGLQAHVYDLPEVCAIARKVKRDDEHFERVTFHDFDITGSSWVDDGFDLFFCSHFLYEFGAKGTLVDFLKKVNASLKPGGYFVSSHISSYTTEENRLTFAMVELMTRAMGYPTHTLPKETLKEALGKAGFGDFTIQEPNEDLAFATMLLSARKLQEIL; translated from the coding sequence ATGGATACGTTTATGGATGCGTTTTGCCCAACAGCGTCACAGGTGCGGGCACCTTATAGCCAGCTGAACAATCTTCTCTATAAAAGTTATCTCCCTTTGATAATAAATAGCGCTGCCGAAATTGGTTTGTTCGATGTGCTGTCGGCAGGCACCTCTTTGCTGGAAAAGCTGGCTGAGGAGCTGAATGCGAATGTCCATGTGCTCGATGCGCTTCTGGATGTACTCGAGGCTGTCGGTCTTGTTGCGGTGCAGGATGGCTGCTACACACTGACTTCGATGTCGGGGACTTATCTTGTCAGCAGTTCGAAGGTCAATCAATTACGAGCTCTTCGAGGGTTTTCCGGTAGCCGCGGGCCGTTCGACAATCTCGTAGAGGCGTTGAGACACGATCACGTCAAGACGTTCAACAACAGGATCTGGGCGTCGGAAGAGGCTGCCTTGTCCATGGAGCAGGTATCGAAAGCCGGGATGATACAGGAGGTTGTCTCCTTCATGAAAAGCATTCCCGGTTTCAGTGGTGCCAGGAGGATGTGCGATATTGCAGGAAGCATCGGTTACTATTCCCTCGCCATGCTTCGTGAAAACGATGGTTTACAGGCTCATGTCTACGATCTTCCGGAGGTGTGTGCTATAGCGAGAAAGGTGAAACGAGATGATGAGCATTTTGAACGGGTGACCTTTCATGATTTCGATATTACCGGGTCCAGCTGGGTGGACGACGGTTTCGATCTTTTCTTCTGTTCTCATTTTCTCTATGAGTTCGGTGCAAAGGGAACTCTTGTGGATTTTCTGAAAAAGGTCAACGCCTCGCTCAAACCGGGAGGTTATTTCGTCTCCAGCCATATCTCGTCATATACTACAGAGGAGAACCGCTTGACGTTCGCCATGGTGGAGTTGATGACCAGGGCCATGGGGTACCCGACGCACACTCTTCCGAAAGAGACCCTGAAAGAAGCTCTGGGCAAAGCGGGATTCGGGGATTTTACCATACAGGAACCCAACGAGGACCTTGCATTCGCAACGATGTTGCTTTCGGCGAGGAAGTTGCAGGAAATCCTGTGA